A single genomic interval of Phaeodactylum tricornutum CCAP 1055/1 chromosome 5, whole genome shotgun sequence harbors:
- a CDS encoding predicted protein: protein MSRGRSVATNGDDGHPLYQSRPVSTPEKGARMATFPSCGTTKQPSKTATSYQHKADRYANLEEMGMGSIGKRPKHGESQVDEADVESDPLEQTAAALASINMARYQDSNSFLESQHQSLGEVFENPTAATHRAISEASHAVQPSSTRSSKARPSEESVSVPPPLYHQKKHGKHVPAKFRGTKKGGNMASQAGTVNSSKKRKLKRRTSNISAQREKRKSAGGSSISNTSRTVPVQDDAPDRIVNPLLELVAAPNSQPSAADMIPLYDVWFPRPDTYSVAYAARLLGFDVPVVAPSTAVVTLTTSWPLLRNYSSTLSIPDSGRTLPALWEQYQQGSCENDPIWQESTVDPLYVSLIRQPELGRLLVTPAQQSRLLSSLTDEIMLPVLDLAKSKGGGSEWTWSSLADFHERNPEKSWPSSLDTISSGIYVLSDNLPIGLVSYRFEWHPLSHDTSEVILSLDGLSTADDISYIGQNATTHHVPESETRLLLVTLICLALEHARASHVWYATITVPHQLRDFFVRYFRMVPIEAAKDCSLEGKARNTTTTAAKDSRQTRTSAGHGQFPENDDKCNVGPRNSIADMDSGKEVPGDKIGLLVARCSMSENVMPSADSKHAKMDFAVFSATTSSGLLQHKSINNTWTGNGIQEPDGNATSALETDDLKSSLKSEIKSLQKDKTLERQDVDIVGLVCDLNRCSYRYAFLMLTEAQEARDSASNYHTQHEASQKQRWLVQMPSVDEARATHQNAEAPSTCGSTIRTKRAPTRKSVHFFTNPESIVRDVSVRFRGKVKDENKIEFFHLEFDGELGPKIIASRVNDGTKLDVMRAFSPPSSIRTDTCTEDDEILRHLLSKKKQLEEFEGNFEPALRSILRKIVEERTVYESPETVEQRNEEKNILYENKRMLQRRKEMDKAVEKQREQDMDAVCDICNDGEVTPDNQILFCEACNVAVHQFCYGIERIPAGDYYCLACRYLGRDKLDSAPAPLPIRCELCCKKEGAYIRTAAKSDDVSLATFGKWVHMVCAKWQGLNFVDESSPDLIEDVSELKLGFRQLNISCYLCLAERGAMNVCRHAGCKRWIHVTCARAVGTCNVVHGENVKGPVEVNPWTLLCPEHSSVPVSEIPKHSLSTETLISIAQEFPIEPKPAPAPIALIPFNTANEIERKALLANKAYEAELLVEITMKKLSGVRCEGNYKCPRCIFVETAIKEGRGFTTPSCIACYQQGGWLRASHARPVSKKSYWKHNPREFEKSLFGRQLWCHTLCAFWHKQLILSPKTGEIDLSDVVMSSGRGLIKGNTFCFLCGQSGGLKLQCDNEGCHTEKNNRKSHTCFHVTCARQAGLEVEAYDIGRKMHFYVKCYRHGGNEFNLRARLEDMIEKEKRRAGKTFARVDSPMTFAHASRLLNSAILVLRIFGWAWRWAEWWVDYDSSWEPLLEPGEVESDMTKEELKIVTSSRDSRCEDARQCRLAAFGAALRNRCYDTEDDFDREALDRALRAVLSTPSLVGPLEDFEKEFFVDWLGRAYRSKSRILGFGEDKISVSSSRFCAHIDGGTPKHELGTRPTPGTQSLQKGKCFEEYVEETDDFLKTSVMVDDIRSCPRRDRAATSESSPVANPSVKVGEPSILSKKRPGRPPSVDPSNFTERAPCLSPKRKRPGRPRKYPRPLDVSISNPKRISSPAKSKRERPQPIMDAPVFSPPPIEAKLTLPPSASVMPPLIGNKRKRGRPPKSGKTTPIPHVSTSHPIRQDPSVEFEIVKRTRRGRPPKNLKPDFIEESTDKPTLTNTNDLGNQFESEQARSSMEDELHAMPADKIKGLVHSMPTHKNKIPKGVHQHKDSEEWNKRSQDGAKIECDPFESIRTNSTRSIVESAIDATDNRILPMEQATSSSTPTRPLSRRPRRTLGVTPQQLEDTGSAFDVVKRRRRILATTYGTEESKSTDTTQATRQSSELRNGDDKDLDNDDDLPIAKLVERRRRFFDR from the exons ATGTCGCGGGGACGTTCTGTAGCGACAAACGGGGACGACGGCCACCCGCTTTACCAGTCCAGACCCGTTTCAACCCCGGAAAAAGGAGCACGAATGGCGACCTTCCCAAGTTGTGGGACTACCAAACAACCATCCAAAACGGCCACAAGCTACCAGCACAAGGCAGACAGATACGCG AATTTAGAAGAAATGGGGATGGGTTCCATAGGCAAGCGCCCGAAACACGGCGAGAGTCAAGTGGACGAAGCAGATGTCGAGAGTGATCCTTTGGAGCAGACGGCAGCAGCACTTGCGTCAATCAATATGGCCAGGTATCAAGATTCCAATAGCTTTTTGGAATCACAGCATCAATCTCTGGGGGaagtttttgaaaatccaacagcagcaactcATCGTGCAATTTCGGAGGCTTCGCACGCAGTACAACCTTCTTCGACTCGGTCATCGAAAGCAAGGCCATCAGAGGAGTCAGTGTCAGTCCCTCCCCCCTTGTATCACCAGAAAAAGCATGGCAAGCACGTCCCCGCAAAGTTTCGTGGGACGAAGAAGGGTGGCAATATGGCGTCGCAGGCTGGCACGGTCAATTCttcgaaaaagcgcaaaCTGAAACGACGCACTTCCAATATTTCAGCGCAACGTGAAAAGCGCAAAAGTGCTGGTGGGAGTAGTATCAGCAACACGAGCCGGACTGTTCCTGTACAGGATGACGCACCGGATCGCATTGTCAATCCCTTGCTGGAACTTGTAGCGGCGCCAAACAGTCAACCCAGTGCCGCAGACATGATTCCTCTTTATGATGTGTGGTTCCCTCGCCCCGATACGTACTCGGTCGCGTACGCAGCCAGACTGCTCGGTTTCGATGTCCCTGTCGTCGCCCCCTCTACTGCTGTCGTAACTCTAACAACGTCATGGCCGCTGTTGCGGAATTATTCGTCGACGCTTAGTATTCCTGATAGTGGTCGAACGTTGCCAGCTCTATGGGAACAGTATCAGCAGGGTAGCTGCGAGAATGATCCCATATGGCAAGAAAGCACGGTAGATCCGCTGTATGTGTCCCTGATACGACAACCAGAGCTGGGTCGTCTTTTAGTAACACCGGCTCAGCAAAGCCGTCTGCTGTCCTCACTCACCGACGAAATCATGCTCCCAGTATTGGATcttgccaaaagcaaaggtgGTGGGTCCGAATGGACATGGTCAAGTCTGGCTGATTTTCACGAAAGAAATCCGGAAAAATCCTGGCCTTCTTCTCTGGATACTATTTCTTCCGGTATTTATGTTTTAAGCGACAACCTGCCCATCGGTCTCGTTTCCTATCGATTTGAATGGCATCCGCTGAGTCACGACACGTCCGAAGTGATCCTTTCGCTGGATGGGCTAAGTACAGCCGATGACATATCGTACATTGGACAAAATGCCACAACCCATCATGTACCAGAGTCGGAAACCCGGTTGTTGCTTGTAACGCTGATTTGCCTTGCACTAGAACATGCTAGGGCTTCGCACGTGTGGTATGCAACTATTACGGTACCTCATCAACTGCGCGATTTTTTTGTACGATATTTTCGCATGGTACCGATCGAGGCAGCGAAAGACTGCAGTCTGGAGGGTAAAGCTAGAAATACCACGACGACCGCCGCCAAAGATTCTCGCCAAACACGCACTTCTGCTGGTCACGGACAGTTTCCtgaaaacgacgacaaatGTAATGTCGGACCAAGAAATTCCATTGCCGATATGGATTCCGGAAAAGAAGTGCCGGGAGATAAGATAggtcttcttgttgcaagATGCTCCATGTCCGAAAATGTGATGCCAAGTGCCGATTCGAAGCAtgcaaaaatggattttgCGGTTTTTTCTGCGACGACCAGTAGTGGGCTCTTGCAACACAAGTCGATCAACAACACATGGACAGGAAACGGTATACAGGAGCCTGATGGCAATGCTACGAGTGCACTAGAAACGGACGATTTAAAATCTTCATTGAAATCTGAGATCAAGTCTCTACAGAAGGACAAGACGCTGGAGCGACAAGATGTTGATATAGTTGGTCTTGTTTGCGATCTCAATCGATGCAGCTACCGCTACGCTTTTTTAATGCTGACAGAAGCGCAAGAAGCACGTGATTCGGCCTCCAATTACCATACGCAACATGAAGCATCTCAAAAGCAACGATGGTTGGTCCAAATGCCAAGCGTAGACGAGGCGAGAGCGACCCACCAAAATGCCGAAGCGCCATCAACCTGTGGTTCAACGATCAGAACAAAAAGAGCACCGACTCGCAAATCCGTCCACTTCTTTACAAACCCTGAATCAATTGTACGCGATGTAAGCGTTCGGTTCCGAGGCAAGGTTAAGGACGAAAACAAGATTGAATTCTTTCATCTCGAATTTGATGGAGAGCTTGGACCAAAGATTATTGCATCTCGTGTAAACGATGGGACGAAGCTGGATGTGATGCGAGCATTTTCGCCACCTTCAAGTATTAGAACTGATACTTGTACTGAAGACGATGAGATTTTGCGTCATCTTCTTTCTAAAAAAAAGCAACTGGAGGAGTTTGAGGGAAACTTTGAGCCAGCACTTCGCTCCATACTACGAAAGATTGTGGAGGAGCGAACGGTTTATGAAAGTCCGGAAACTGTCGAACAGCGAAATGAAGAGAAAAATATCCTTTACGAAAACAAAAGGATGTTGCAGCGGCGTAAGGAGATGGACAAGGCTGTGGAGAAGCAACGCGAGCAAGACATGGACGCCGTTTGCGACATTTGCAACGACGGAGAAGTAACACCAGATAACCAGATTCTTTTTTGCGAAGCATGTAACGTCGCAGTTCACCAATTCTGCTACGGGATCGAAAGAATTCCAGCTGGGGACTACTACTGTTTGGCATGTCGATATCTAGGCAGGGACAAGTTGGACAGCGCTCCAGCTCCGCTTCCCATCAGGTGTGAGTTATGTTGCAAAAAGGAAGGAGCCTACATCAGGACGGCCGCAAAAAGTGATGATGTATCGTTGGCTACTTTTGGAAAATGGGTACAT ATGGTATGCGCAAAATGGCAAGGTCTAAACTTCGTAGACGAATCAAGCCCTGATCTTATCGAAGACGTTTCTGAGCTGAAATTGGGATTTAGGCAACTGAATATCAGTTGCTACCTCTGTCTAGCGGAGAGAGGGGCCATGAATGTTTGCCGACACGCCGGATGTAAACGATGGATTCATGTAACGTGTGCAAGAGCCGTGGGAACGTGCAACGTGGTCCATGGAGAAAATGTTAAAGGACCAGTTGAAGTCAATCCATGGACACTTTTGTGCCCTGAGCACTCATCTGTACCTGTTAGCGAAATACCAAAACATTCTTTATCCACCGAAACACTTATCTCAATTGCCCAAGAATTTCCAATAGAGCCCAAACCTGCGCCAGCCCCCATTGCCCTGATTCCGTTCAATACTGCAAACGAAATCGAGCGCAAAGCCCTGCTCGCGAACAAAGCGTATGAGGCCGAACTTTTGGTTGAGATAACGATGAAAAAACTGTCCGGTGTCCGATGCGAG GGCAACTACAAATGCCCACGGTGTATATTTGTGGAAACGGCAATCAAAGAAGGTCGGGGTTTCACGACGCCGTCTTGTATCGCTTGCTATCAACAAGGCGGATGGTTACGTGCTAGTCACGCACGTCCTGTTAGTAAAAAGAGCTACTGGAAACACAACCCCAGAGAATTTGAGAAGTCATTGTTTGGCCGGCAGCTATGGTGTCATACGCTCTGTGCATT TTGGCACAAGCAGTTGATCCTATCTCCCAAAACCGGCGAGATTGATCTTTCTGATGTTGTGATGTCCAGCGGTCGCGGTTTGATAAAAGGAAACACGTTCTGCTTTTTGTGTGGACAATCTGGTGGCTTGAAATTGCAGTGCGATAACGAAGGTTGTCATACGGAAAAAAACAATCGCAAGTCGCATACATGTTTCCATGTAACTTGCGCTCGCCAGGCTGGATTGGAAGTAGAGGCGTACGATATCGGCCGAAAAATGCATTTTTATG TAAAATGCTACAGACATGGAGGTAACGAATTCAACCTACGAGCGCGATTGGAAGATAtgattgaaaaagagaaacggCGAGCCGGAAAAACATTTGCGAGGGTCGATTCACCCATGACGTTTGCCCATGCATCGCGCCTTCTAAATTCCGCTATTCTCGTCCTTCGTATCTTCGGCTGGGCGTGGCGATGGGCAGAATGGTGGGTCGACTATGATTCATCGTGGGAACCACTGCTGGAACCTGGGGAGGTAGAAAGTGACATGACGAAAGAGGAGCTGAAAATAGTTACAAGTTCTCGAGATAGCCGTTGCGAGGACGCACGACAGTGTCGCTTGGCTGCATTTGGAGCAGCCTTAAGAAATCGCTGCTACGACACGGAAGACGATTTCGACCGCGAAGCCCTTGACCGAGCCTTGCGCGCCGTGCTGAGTACACCGAGCCTGGTTGGACcattggaagactttgaaaaagaattcTTCGTGGATTGGCTGGGCCGAGCCTATCGGTCAAAGAGTAGGATTCTTGGCTTTGGAGAGGACAAGATTAGTGTTTCAAGCAGCCGGTTTTGTGCACACATTGATGGAGGAACTCCTAAACATGAACTAGGTACGCGGCCAACTCCTGGTACCCAATCACTCCAAAAAGGCAAATGCTTTGAAGAGTACGTTGAGGAAACGGACGATTTCTTGAAGACGAGTGTGATGGTTGACGACATCCGAAGCTGTCCTCGACGAGACAGAGCAGCTACGTCCGAAAGTTCTCCTGTGGCAAATCCTTCTGTCAAAGTAGGCGAGCCATCGATCCTTTCAAAGAAGCGACCCGGACGACCACCGTCGGTGGATCCTTCTAATTTTACGGAGCGTGCGCCTTGTCTTTCGCCTAAACGAAAACGACCGGGACGCCCACGCAAATATCCCCGTCCGCTAGATGTTTCCATTTCAAATCCCAAAAGAATAAGTTCGCCAGCGAAAAGCAAACGGGAACGACCACAACCAATAATGGATGCTCCCGTCTTTTCTCCACCGCCAATTGAAGCCAAGCTTACGCTGCCTCCGTCAGCTAGCGTCATGCCTCCACTAATTGGCAATAAACGAAAGCGTGGGCGGCCTCCTAAATCAGGAAAGACAACTCCTATTCCCCACGTTTCAACATCGCATCCGATCAGGCAGGATCCTTCTGTAGAATTTGAAATTGTAAAGCGGACACGACGGGGTCGACCACCCAAGAATCTTAAACCTGACTTCATTGAAGAAAGCACTGATAAGCCAACTCTCACCAATACAAATGATCTGGGAAATCAGTTTGAATCTGAGCAAGCTAGATCATCGATGGAGGACGAGTTGCATGCAATGCCGGCGGACAAGATCAAAGGGCTTGTTCACAGTATGCCAACTcacaaaaacaaaattcCAAAGGGAGTGCACCAGCACAAAGACTCCGAGGAATGGAACAAGAGAAGCCAAGATGGGGCAAAGATTGAATGCGATCCTTTTGAAAGTATTCGAACTAATTCCACGAGATCAATAGTAGAGTCTGCGATAGACGCCACGGATAACAGAATTCTTCCGATGGAGCAAGCGACTTCATCCTCAACACCAACACGACCTCTCAGTAGGCGCCCACGTCGCACACTTGGTGTCACTCCGCAGCAGTTGGAAGACACGGGGAGTGCGTTTGATGTCGTTAAGCGCCGCCGACGCATCCTTGCCACCACCTACGGAACTGAAGAGAGTAAAAGCACGGACACCACGCAAGCTACCCGTCAATCATCTGAGCTGAGAAACGGCGACGACAAAGATCTCgataacgacgacgatcttcCCATTGCTAAGCTGGTCGAACGTCGGCGAAGGTTTTTTGATCGGTAA